The genomic stretch GTTCAGAACGTCGTGAGACAGTTCGGTCCCTATCCGCTGTGGGCGTAGGAGATTTGAGGGGCTTGGACTCTAGTACGAGAGGACCGAGTCGAACGAACCTCTGGTGAACCGGTTGTTCCGCCAGGAGCATAGCCGGGTAGCGATGTTCGGATCAGATAAGTGCTGAAAGCATATAAGCACGAAACTGACCCCAAGATGAGATCTCAATCCCGTAAGGGTGAAGAGTCGTGGTAGACTACCACGTTGATAGGCCGGGGGTGGAAGCATCGTAAGATGTGCAGCTGACCGGTACTAATAGCTCGGAAAATTTTAATTACGCCATATCGCAATCGGTTTGGCACTTGGAAGTTCTTCTCTGTACAGCTTTCTGGAACCGCGATCAGCTCGGAGCTCAGGCTCGTTGTTGCGGTTTCAGGATCAAGTTTCTGGCGTCCATAGCGGCGGGGTCACACCCGTTCCCATCCCGAACACGGCAGTTAAGCCCGCCAGCGCCAATGATAGTCGGACCGCAGGGTCCCTCGAAAGTAGGTCGGCGCCAGATTAGGAAAGCGATGAGCCCCCGGTAGCGATACCGGGGGCTCTTGCTATTGTGCGCTAGATCGCGCGCCCTACGGGCGGACGCGATAGATGAGGCCGGCTTGATCGTCGGCGATGAAGAGGCTCCCCGCGGGGCCGACGGCGATGCCGGTGGGTCGCCCGATACGTGTCGACGCCGTACATCCAGGCTGAAACCCGGTTACGAACGGTTTCCATTGCGCGTGAGGGTCGCTCCAGTTCACCGGTGTTACGGGCAGATCCCCATGCATGGGCACGACGTCAACTTCTGGCGCGACGTTGCATCCCGAAGGGGTGTGCCAGGAGCCGTGCCGGGCGACGAAAAGCGCGCCTGCATAGGACGATCCGAATGCATATGCTCCCGAAGCCTGGGCCGGGTAGAACGTCGCCCCGATGATGGTGGAGTACGCCGGCAACTCGACGAGCGGGGCAACCGTCCCCGAGCAGTTTGAACCCGAGACGTATGCGACGTGATGCTCTTCGCAATCCGGCCATCCGTAATCGGCAACGCCGCCGCGGGATGTCAGGTCGTCGAGGAACTCGTAGGGATGCAGGGTGGGCAGATCGTCCTGGCCGGCGTCGCCGACCCAGAGATGCCCGCTGACCGGATCGACGGCCAGCGCGATCGGATTGCGTATTCGCATGGCGAGCGTCGTCATGCCGCTGCCGTCGAGGCGCAGCTGTTGCACCGATGCTCGGGTAGGATCGGTCTCAACGCACGCATTGCAACTCGAGCCCACGCCGGCATAGAGTGCGTCCGCACCGGCCGCGACGGAGGTCGTGCGATGGACGTCGCCGTCGGTTGCCGGGGAGATGCTCCCGGTGCGGATGCTGCCGATTTTGGTCAGTCGCTCCGCGGTGAGGTCGCCGTCGCGGTAGGGCGTCGCATAGATGCCGTATTGGGTCGCGATGTAGACGGTGCACGTCGGCTGCGAAAAGGCCACGCCGGCATCGGGAGCATCGTTCACCGTCGCAAAAACGCTGGCCGCGCCGGCGCCTGCGGCGGCCTCGGCATTCGGAACGATGTAGACCGCCGAGCCGCTGGTTCCGACGATCAGATCGCCGTTGGGCAAAGGCGCGATTTCGCGCGCGCCACCGATGTCGGCGATCGTTTGCACCGTAAAACCGCTTGGGACGCTCAAGCCCGACGGCGTGCTCGGTGCCATCCCCGTTGAAGCTTGGGTTGATGTGGCTCCGGAGCAGTTGGACGCAGCGCTTGTCGCGGCGGCAGTGGGCTGGGTTGATGGCCGCGCGGTGGCTCCGGCGCCGGCCCCGCCCCCGCACGCCGCAAGCGCGAGCGCCCCGGCGGTCATTACGGCTGGAACGCGCACGAAGCCCCCCTTTGCGTGTCTCTAGAGCTCTCTACATGTACCCTGAACCTGCCCGCGCAAAGCGTTCTCGAAAAGCGGCGGGTGCCAGGTTGGTCTGCGCGGCGATCCGTTCGAGTTGCGGCGATCGGAGATCGTCCGGCTCGAGCCGCACCATGTAATCGCGCGCCACGGTGTAGGCCTCGGTCGTGATATCGACGAGCCGGGTGCGGATGCGGCCGGTCGCGGGATCCAGCAGCGCGTCGAGCATCACCGGCTCCACGCGGCCGCCGCGCAAGGCGATCAACGCACCGCTATGGCCGTCGAGCAGATAGCGCACGGCGCCGTAGCCGAGCGTGCGCGTGTAGTCGACGTCGAAGGCGACCGGTTTCGCGCAGCGCAGTTCGTATCCGATGTCTTTCGTCAGCACGGTCGTTTGCAAACCAAGCTCCTCCAATCGCTTGCGAACGCCGTCGCGTAGCAGCGAACCCAGGGGAATATCCGCCAGGCGAACGTGTCCGTAGGCGTCGCGAGTGGCGTGCTCGAGCGCGCGAAGCGTGGCGGCCGAAACGCGCTCGACGATGCCCTCGGCGACGACGGCGACGCCGTGTTCGTAGCCGTCGGCTCGACGCTTGACGATCGCGCCGACGATCGTATCGATCACCAGTTCGAGATCGAGTTCGGGCCCGGAGAACTCTTCGGGAATGACGGCCAGGGTCGCGCCTGCCGCCTTGCACATTCCTAGCGCCAACGCGCCGGATTTGCGCCCCATCGTCACGACGATATACCATCGCGACGTCGTGCGCGCGTCTTCGATCAGGCTTTCGATAATCTCGGCACCGACCGATCGCGCCGTCTCGTAACCAAAGGTCGGAGCGTTATCGGGTAGGGGAAGATCGCTATCGATGGTTTTCGGAACGGTTGCGATCCCGAGGCGCCCGACGGTTGCCGCCGCAATTTTCGCGGCACCGTAGGTGGTGTCGTCGCCTCCGATCGCGATCAGATAGCGAACGTCCAGAGACTCGATCGATGCGATGCACGTCGCGAGCGTGCGCTCGTCCTTGGCCGGATTCGTTCGCGACGTGCGCAGAATCGATCCGCCGTGCGTGTGGATCCGCGCGACGTCGTCGATCTCAAGCTCGATCGTTCGTGGCGCCTCGCCGCTTGCCAGATCGCGGTAGCCGTCGTAGATGCCGATCACGCGCAGGCCGCTGTTGAGAGCTTCGATCGTCGCCGAAGCGATGACGCCGTTGATGCCGGGCGCCGGGCCGCCGCCCACGAGAATCGCCAGAGTCTCTTTCATACCTCTTCCGAGTTGGAGTTGCGTAGACGCAGAGCCTTCCGGGAGCGGCGGAACTCCTGGCAGAATGCGCGAGCGATGGAGCACCGCTACGATGCCCTCTGTTTCGATCTCTTCGGCACGCTCACCGACGACCGCGGCCGCGCGATGGATGGTGCGCTCGACCTGCTCGCCGGCGTGCGCGACGCCCGCTGGGCGATCGTTACCTCGGCGCCCAGAGCCGTTGCGGAAGCGATCCTCGCGGCGGCGGGTTTACCGCTGCCGGCAGTGCTGGTCACCGGCGACGACGTCGAACGGAGCAAACCCGATCCGGCGTGCTACGCGAAGGCGGTCGCGCATCTGGGCGTCGCCCCCGAGCGCGCCCTGGCGATCGAAGACAGCATACAAGGGCTCGCTGCCGCACGCGAAGCCGGCCTCGACACGATCGTGATT from Candidatus Dormiibacterota bacterium encodes the following:
- the pfp gene encoding diphosphate--fructose-6-phosphate 1-phosphotransferase; the encoded protein is MKETLAILVGGGPAPGINGVIASATIEALNSGLRVIGIYDGYRDLASGEAPRTIELEIDDVARIHTHGGSILRTSRTNPAKDERTLATCIASIESLDVRYLIAIGGDDTTYGAAKIAAATVGRLGIATVPKTIDSDLPLPDNAPTFGYETARSVGAEIIESLIEDARTTSRWYIVVTMGRKSGALALGMCKAAGATLAVIPEEFSGPELDLELVIDTIVGAIVKRRADGYEHGVAVVAEGIVERVSAATLRALEHATRDAYGHVRLADIPLGSLLRDGVRKRLEELGLQTTVLTKDIGYELRCAKPVAFDVDYTRTLGYGAVRYLLDGHSGALIALRGGRVEPVMLDALLDPATGRIRTRLVDITTEAYTVARDYMVRLEPDDLRSPQLERIAAQTNLAPAAFRERFARAGSGYM
- a CDS encoding HAD family hydrolase, which codes for MRRRRAFRERRNSWQNARAMEHRYDALCFDLFGTLTDDRGRAMDGALDLLAGVRDARWAIVTSAPRAVAEAILAAAGLPLPAVLVTGDDVERSKPDPACYAKAVAHLGVAPERALAIEDSIQGLAAAREAGLDTIVILRGARIGSVRDAVYAVERIADVQLRSATDGGAILRWGD